A region from the Melanotaenia boesemani isolate fMelBoe1 chromosome 11, fMelBoe1.pri, whole genome shotgun sequence genome encodes:
- the LOC121648750 gene encoding AP2-associated protein kinase 1-like isoform X7, whose product MKKFFDSRREFAGSGPGSGAGGGVAGSGGGGSFIGRVFSIGRYQVTVEEIVAEGGFAIVFLVRTHQGQRCALKRMYVNNEHDLHICELEIQIMRDLVGNKNIVGFLDSSITAVGNGDVWEVLILMDFCRGGQVVNLMNQRLQTGFTEAEVLQIFCDTCEAVSRLHQCKTPIIHRDLKVENILLHDRGHYVLCDFGSATNHFQNPQTEGVAVVEEEIKKYTTLSYRAPEMVNLYGGKIITTKADIWALGCLLYKLCFFTLPFGESQVAICDGSFTIPDNSRYSQEMHCLLRYMLEPDPDKRPDIYQVSYFAFKLARKECPVPNVHNSPIPTKLPEPIRASEAVAKKSQIKARLTDPVPTTETSIAPRQRPKAGQPQPQPISGILPIQPALTPRKRPSVATGAPLALGVGIGVPPTAAVQPAQQVPSATPQPAQSVNIQPQHTPQHQQLFKQQQVSPFLSPQSGQQHQQQNLHQQTPSQDSTLLQSQAKPVHPVATLQHQQHALHETASSHLTPIPESTVIGPTADTETAGRVIHKAGSLTPPSSPKMAPKSGHRRILSDVTHSAVFGVPVSKSTQLLQAAAAEASLNKSKSASTTPSGSPCSSQQSVYHPGGADTSSGFTASNTQPSWNPFGDDNFSKLTAEELLNKDFAKLAETDAVGEKVTGSSESLIPELSAFPAKAEVCVDSLIPGLEALQAQQHSGQPELIHAIIPDSLTGEDSLLGCDLLCHTSHGNQSVSALSSSSSYASALPGCGSGSCLEELPPVQASSDSAFLMSCGEKGNDDEFDPIPVLISKNSNQGGHSRSNSGSSESSIPNLARSLLLVDQLIDL is encoded by the exons ATGAAGAAATTTTTTGATTCTCGTCGCGAGTTTGCGGGCTCTGGGCCTGGTTCTGGTGCCGGTGGAGGAGTCGCCGGTTCCGGCGGGGGTGGCAGCTTTATCGGACGGGTCTTCAGCATTGGACGATATCAAGTGACCGTCGAGGAAATTGTCGCAGAAG GGGGTTTTGCTATAGTTTTTCTGGTGAGGACTCATCAAGGCCAACGTTGTGCACTGAAAAGAATGTACGTCAACAATGAACACGATCTGCACATCTGCGAACTTGAGATACAGATTATG AGAGACCTAGTGGGCAACAAAAACATAGTTGGTTTCCTGGACTCTAGCATAACTGCAGTTGGAAATGGAGATGTGTGGGAAGTCTTAATCTTAATGGACTTCTGTCGAG GTGGCCAGGTTGTAAACTTAATGAATCAACGGTTACAAACCGGCTTCACTGAAGCTGAGGTCTTACAGATCTTTTGTGACACATGTGAAGCTGTCAGTCGCCTCCATCAGTGCAAGACTCCCATCATCCATCGAGATCTTAAG GTGGAAAATATTCTTCTGCACGATCGAGGACACTACGTGCTCTGTGACTTTGGAAGTGCCACAAACCACTTCCAAAACCCTCAGACAGAAGGGGTTGCAGTTGTGGAGGAGGAGATCAAAAA ATACACCACCCTGTCGTACCGAGCTCCAGAGATGGTCAACCTGTATGGTGGAAAAATCATCACAACAAAGGCAGATATTTGG gCCTTAGGTTGTCTACTCTATAAGCTGTGCTTCTTCACACTTCCTTTCGGTGAGAGCCAAGTGGCTATATGTGATGGCAGTTTTACCATCCCAGATAATTCCCGCTACTCCCAGGAAATGCACTGTCTGCTTA GATACATGCTGGAACCTGACCCAGATAAGAGACCAGACATCTACCAAGTATCctattttgcctttaaactgGCTCGAAAAGAGTGTCCAGTCCCAAATGTACAT AATTCACCCATTCCTACAAAACTTCCTGAGCCTATCAGAGCCAGTGAAGCAGTAGCCAAAAAGAGTCAAATCAAAGCCAG ACTCACAGACCCAGTACCTACTACCGAAACCTCAATTGCACCTCGACAGCGGCCTAAAGCTGGCCAGCCGCAGCCACAGCCTATATCAGGCATTCTTCCCATCCAACCAGCTCTTACCCCACGCAAGAGGCCCAGTGTGGCCACTGGAGCACCACTGGCCTTAG GTGTTGGTATCGGGGTCCCACCTACAGCTGCTGTCCAACCTGCTCAGCAAGTTCCTTCTGCCACTCCACAGCCAGCACAGTCGGTCAACATCCAACCACAGCATACACCTCAGCATCAGCAGCTCTTTAAGCAGCAGCAAGTGTCACCCTTCTTAAGCCCACAGAGTGGCCAACAG CATCAACAACAGAACCTCCACCAACAAACACCTTCTCAAGACTCTACTCTGCTGCAGTCCCAAGCTAAACCAGTTCATCCAGTTGCTACCCTGCAACATCAGCAGCATGCACTCCATGAAACAGCATCATCCCATCTCACACCCATCCCTGAGTCCACAGTCATTGGTCCGACAGCTGACACAGAG ACTGCAGGCAGAGTGATTCACAAAGCTGGCTCCTTGACACCCCCCTCGTCACCAAAGATGGCTCCAAAGAGTGGCCACAGACGAATCCTGAGCGACGTCACCCACAGTGCTGTGTTCGGGGTTCCAGTCAGCAAGTCCACCCAGCTACTACAGGCAGCCGCAGCTGAGGCCAGCCTCAACAAGTCCAA ATCAGCAAGCACCACTCCTTCTGGCTCCCCCTGCTCATCCCAGCAGAGTGTGTATCATCCAGGTGGTGCTGACACCTCATCTGGATTTACTGCATCCAACACTCAGCCCAGCTGGAATCCCTTTGGAGATGATAACTTCTCTAAACTGACGGCAGAAGAGCTACTCAACAAAGACTTTGCAAAGCTAGCTGAGA CTGATGCAGTAGGAGAAAAAGTCACAGGATCCAGTGAAAGTCTGATTCCAGAGCTCAGTGCTTTTCCAG CAAAAGCAGAAGTGTGTGTGGATTCACTGATTCCTGGACTGGAAGCTCTGCAGGCCCAGCAACATTCAGGCCAGCCAGAGCTCATCCATGCCATCATTCCAG ACTCTCTCACTGGGGAGGACTCTCTGCTGGGTTGCGATCTGCTTTGTCACACTTCTCATGGAAACCAGTCTGTTTCtgctctctcctcctcttcttcctacGCCTCTGCTCTCCCTGGCTGTGGCTCTGGATCCTGTCTGGAGGAGCTGCCACCTGTTCAAGCTTCTTCTG ACTCTGCTTTCCTCATGTCCTGTGGGGAGAAGGGCAATGATGACGAGTTTGATCCTATTCCTGTACTCATCTCCAAAAACTCAAATCAAG GTGGTCACTCGCGCAGCAACAGTGGCAGTTCAGAGTCCAGCATCCCCAACTTGGCCCGCTCCCTTCTGCTGGTGGATCAGCTCATCGACCTCTAG